The proteins below are encoded in one region of Arenibacter algicola:
- a CDS encoding phosphatase PAP2 family protein, with product MLDQLVHYDKELFLFLNNLGSAKWDGLWLFMTNKWSSIPLYALLAFFAFRAFGLKRLLMTLVAIAVLILVTDQLANFFKYGVQRLRPCHDNEINGLMRLVKSSCGGKFGYFSAHAANSFAVAIFFTFLLRTKYKYIGLFLIVWASVVAYSRIYIGVHFPLDVLTGTIIGTFLGGLFLQLFLKAVSKYNP from the coding sequence ATGTTGGACCAGCTGGTACATTACGACAAGGAATTGTTCTTGTTCCTGAATAACTTGGGCAGTGCCAAATGGGACGGTTTATGGCTTTTTATGACCAATAAATGGAGTTCCATTCCCCTTTATGCCCTTTTAGCTTTTTTTGCCTTTAGGGCTTTTGGCCTAAAGCGACTTTTAATGACCCTTGTGGCTATTGCAGTACTCATTTTGGTAACGGACCAATTGGCCAATTTTTTCAAGTATGGTGTACAGCGGTTGAGGCCCTGCCATGATAATGAGATAAACGGATTGATGCGATTGGTGAAAAGTTCCTGTGGTGGAAAATTCGGCTATTTCTCCGCCCATGCCGCCAATTCCTTTGCCGTAGCCATTTTCTTTACTTTTTTATTACGAACAAAGTATAAATATATTGGACTGTTTCTAATAGTGTGGGCATCAGTGGTCGCCTATAGCCGGATATATATAGGGGTCCATTTTCCGTTGGACGTGCTGACAGGAACAATTATCGGTACTTTTTTGGGAGGATTATTTCTACAGCTTTTTTTAAAGGCCGTTTCCAAATACAATCCTTGA
- a CDS encoding ArnT family glycosyltransferase — MTWLKNNPIALILLAGISIFLFHLNVIPVTIMEARNFITAREMITDGNWLLTTMNDLPRYEKPPLPSWITALFGFIFGLENVATLRLPTMLMCIFLGYMGYLFSLKIIDSKLQALINALILLSSFYIIVITVEAPWDIYTHGFMLTGIYFLYSFFNLAGDKWKNSLLAGLFIGLSFMSKGPVSLYALLLPFLLAYGFVYKYKGFGVDRKFIPLAVMILMAMIIGLWWFLYVRLADPNAFLAITKKETANWSSYNVRPFYYYWSFFVQSGVWTIPALMSLMYPYLKNKVSDKKAYGLTFLWTIFSVILLSIIPEKKARYLVPVLIPLALNTGFYLEYVINHFRSTLTPKEKIPVYFHFSLIGLIGIAYPFIAYFILKDGLNGLWGYYALSSLALFAIGVLLFVQLKKQQLFGCFLLTIALVAAIKLLAMPLSGAMEKNAQYKSISQLRQDMQEEGLKTYCFGEIAPEMIWDYGSAIPVLKGEEEIIIPDGEKFAVLVIPSDENEFKRIFDPEYSYTINTVYDLNYNADPGTKGHKNRLISNLYIVQKR; from the coding sequence ATGACGTGGTTGAAAAATAATCCTATTGCGCTGATCTTGCTAGCGGGAATCTCCATTTTTCTATTTCATCTGAATGTTATTCCAGTTACCATCATGGAGGCCAGGAATTTCATAACGGCACGGGAAATGATTACGGATGGCAATTGGTTGTTGACCACAATGAACGATCTTCCAAGATATGAGAAACCCCCCTTACCAAGTTGGATTACAGCCCTCTTTGGATTTATTTTTGGTTTGGAAAATGTAGCTACTCTTAGACTACCTACTATGTTGATGTGCATATTCTTGGGGTATATGGGGTATCTTTTTTCCTTAAAAATAATTGACAGTAAATTACAAGCACTTATAAATGCACTAATTTTATTAAGTTCATTCTATATCATTGTAATTACTGTTGAAGCACCTTGGGATATATACACCCACGGATTTATGTTGACCGGCATCTATTTTTTATATAGCTTTTTCAATCTGGCAGGCGACAAATGGAAGAACAGTCTACTTGCCGGACTCTTTATAGGTCTATCCTTTATGAGCAAAGGACCTGTTTCACTATATGCTCTCCTTCTGCCTTTTCTCTTGGCCTATGGCTTTGTATATAAATATAAGGGCTTTGGAGTTGACAGGAAATTTATCCCCTTGGCTGTTATGATCCTCATGGCAATGATTATTGGCTTATGGTGGTTCCTTTATGTGCGCCTTGCCGATCCCAATGCATTTTTGGCAATAACCAAAAAAGAAACGGCCAATTGGTCCAGCTACAATGTACGCCCCTTTTATTATTACTGGAGCTTTTTTGTACAAAGCGGAGTATGGACCATTCCAGCCCTAATGAGTCTAATGTATCCCTATCTAAAAAATAAGGTAAGTGATAAAAAGGCATACGGACTTACATTTCTATGGACTATTTTTTCGGTAATTCTACTTTCTATCATCCCAGAAAAAAAAGCGAGATACCTTGTGCCCGTTTTAATTCCCCTGGCCCTCAACACCGGTTTTTATTTGGAATATGTCATTAACCATTTTAGAAGTACCCTGACCCCAAAAGAAAAAATACCGGTATATTTTCATTTTTCCTTAATAGGACTTATTGGTATAGCTTATCCCTTTATTGCTTATTTTATACTTAAGGATGGTTTAAACGGGCTATGGGGCTACTATGCGTTGTCATCCCTTGCACTCTTTGCTATTGGTGTATTGCTTTTTGTACAACTAAAAAAGCAACAGCTTTTTGGCTGCTTTTTACTAACTATAGCCTTGGTTGCCGCTATAAAATTATTGGCGATGCCACTCTCAGGAGCTATGGAAAAAAATGCTCAGTACAAAAGTATATCCCAATTAAGGCAAGACATGCAGGAAGAAGGATTAAAAACTTATTGTTTTGGTGAAATTGCCCCGGAAATGATTTGGGATTATGGCTCCGCAATTCCTGTACTTAAAGGGGAAGAAGAAATAATAATTCCCGACGGGGAAAAATTTGCTGTATTGGTAATTCCCTCTGATGAAAATGAATTTAAACGTATCTTTGACCCCGAATATAGCTATACGATAAATACCGTGTACGATTTAAACTATAATGCCGACCCAGGAACCAAAGGTCATAAGAACCGTTTGATAAGTAATTTGTATATAGTTCAAAAACGATGA
- a CDS encoding TolB family protein, protein MTNKIIVFPMALIGLVILAWGVQQDLGVFQGHGDIGEVKYKGSIKFDPLDSTYTISASGTNMWFNNDQLHYVWRKMSGDVAIEADIELLGKGVDPHRKACLIIRQSLEPGSAYADVAVHGDGMAAIQYREVDGDITRELQSNIKFPKRARIDKVGDYLFMSLSTGNGELKSSGGAIKVPFKAPFYIGLGVCSHNNEVVETAKFSNVHIEKLRTIPDSIKALESTLEIIPIASLDRKVILQSQKRLDAPNWTTDGKKLIYNSMGLLYQIPVEGGEPSLIPTDFAKKINNDHGISPDGKMLVISDQTETGKSLIYTLPIEGGVPKKITPNGPSYWHGWSPDGKTLAYCAARNGNYDVYSIPVTGGEETRLTSAAGLDDGPDYSPDGKYIYFNSDRSGTMQIWRMKPDGSEQEQITTDNYNDWFAHPSPDGKWLAYISFGPEVPANLHPTNKDVMLRLLNLETNETKIIAKLFGGQGSMNVPSWSPDSSRLAFVSYRLK, encoded by the coding sequence ATGACCAATAAAATAATTGTTTTTCCTATGGCCTTGATTGGCTTGGTTATCCTTGCATGGGGAGTCCAACAGGATTTGGGAGTATTCCAAGGCCATGGTGATATTGGTGAAGTAAAATACAAAGGCTCTATAAAATTCGATCCTTTGGACAGCACTTATACTATTTCGGCAAGTGGAACAAATATGTGGTTCAACAATGACCAACTGCATTATGTTTGGAGAAAGATGTCCGGAGATGTTGCCATTGAAGCGGATATTGAGTTGTTGGGCAAAGGTGTGGACCCACACCGAAAAGCCTGTCTAATTATCCGCCAAAGTCTGGAACCCGGATCAGCTTATGCGGATGTAGCCGTTCATGGCGATGGTATGGCTGCCATACAATACAGGGAAGTAGATGGGGATATAACCCGGGAGCTTCAGTCCAATATTAAATTTCCCAAAAGAGCACGGATCGACAAGGTAGGCGACTATCTCTTTATGTCCTTATCCACAGGGAATGGGGAATTAAAATCCTCTGGAGGGGCCATAAAAGTGCCATTTAAAGCTCCTTTTTATATTGGCCTTGGCGTTTGCTCCCATAACAATGAAGTCGTGGAAACCGCAAAATTCTCTAATGTACACATAGAAAAACTGCGAACCATCCCTGATTCCATTAAAGCATTGGAAAGTACTCTGGAAATTATTCCAATTGCCTCCCTGGACAGAAAAGTAATCCTCCAATCGCAAAAACGTTTGGATGCGCCAAACTGGACTACCGATGGAAAAAAATTGATCTATAACAGTATGGGACTACTTTACCAAATACCAGTTGAAGGAGGCGAACCCAGTTTAATTCCGACAGACTTTGCGAAAAAAATAAACAATGACCACGGCATTTCACCTGACGGTAAGATGTTGGTCATAAGTGACCAGACCGAAACAGGAAAGTCTTTGATCTATACGTTACCCATTGAAGGTGGAGTACCAAAAAAAATAACGCCCAATGGTCCCTCCTATTGGCATGGATGGTCTCCAGATGGCAAAACTTTGGCCTATTGTGCAGCGCGAAATGGCAATTATGACGTTTACTCCATTCCCGTTACCGGAGGGGAGGAAACCAGATTGACTTCCGCAGCCGGCCTGGATGACGGACCCGATTACTCGCCTGACGGGAAATACATTTATTTTAATTCTGACCGTAGCGGGACAATGCAGATCTGGCGCATGAAGCCAGATGGAAGCGAACAGGAACAAATTACAACGGATAATTACAACGATTGGTTTGCCCACCCCTCTCCAGATGGCAAATGGTTGGCCTATATATCTTTTGGTCCCGAGGTTCCCGCAAATTTGCACCCCACCAACAAAGACGTCATGCTCCGATTACTGAATCTTGAAACCAACGAAACAAAGATAATTGCCAAATTATTTGGTGGACAAGGGTCTATGAATGTACCTTCTTGGTCACCCGATAGTAGCCGTTTGGCATTCGTTAGCTATCGCCTAAAATAA
- the mazG gene encoding nucleoside triphosphate pyrophosphohydrolase has protein sequence MNSRESQLQAFDRLLTIMDELRAQCPWDKKQTMQTLRHLTIEETYELGDAILDNDLEEIKKELGDVLLHIVFYAKIGSETKHFDIADVANDICEKLINRHPHIYGDVVVENEEEVKQNWEKIKLKEGKISVLEGVPNGLPALVKANRIQDKVAGVGFDWEKPEQVWEKVQEELEEFQDEVKQGNADAMESEFGDVLFSMVNYARFLNINPENALERTNKKFIKRFQYLENKAKEQGKALKDMTLSEMDVFWEEAKTI, from the coding sequence ATGAATTCTAGGGAATCCCAATTACAAGCCTTTGATCGCCTTCTTACTATAATGGATGAATTAAGGGCACAATGTCCGTGGGACAAAAAGCAGACCATGCAAACACTACGGCATTTGACCATTGAGGAAACCTATGAATTGGGAGACGCAATTCTGGACAATGATTTGGAGGAAATTAAAAAGGAATTGGGCGATGTTCTGTTGCATATAGTTTTTTACGCTAAAATTGGAAGTGAAACAAAGCATTTTGATATAGCGGACGTTGCCAATGATATCTGTGAAAAGCTCATTAATAGACACCCGCATATTTATGGGGATGTAGTGGTAGAAAATGAAGAGGAGGTAAAGCAGAATTGGGAAAAAATAAAATTAAAGGAGGGTAAAATAAGTGTTTTGGAAGGTGTTCCCAATGGTTTACCGGCCCTTGTAAAGGCCAACCGTATACAGGATAAGGTGGCAGGAGTAGGGTTCGACTGGGAAAAACCCGAGCAGGTATGGGAAAAAGTACAGGAAGAACTGGAAGAATTCCAAGATGAGGTTAAACAAGGAAATGCGGACGCCATGGAGTCCGAGTTTGGGGATGTTCTATTTTCTATGGTAAATTATGCCCGATTTTTAAATATTAATCCCGAAAACGCCCTTGAGCGTACCAATAAGAAGTTTATTAAGCGATTTCAATATTTGGAAAACAAGGCCAAGGAACAGGGCAAAGCCTTAAAGGATATGACCCTATCTGAAATGGATGTTTTTTGGGAGGAAGCCAAAACCATTTAA
- a CDS encoding DUF3500 domain-containing protein — MTLKKIVASSLLLMFVGLLPAQHVLEKANTFLNSLSDEIKAKTLFTLDDSERFNMNYVPIPREGATFHDFNETQKKAALDLLRASLSEEGFRKSQEIMELEKVLRIIENDDNDKMPDGRPRRDPLNYHFCIFGNPSKDQPWGWRFEGHHLSLNFTSTEGIISSSTPTFFGTNPGIVRSTKYKGKEVLKKEAQLSFSLLHSMTPEQLKTVVFTDVAPHDIITTTKRKVEQLESLGIPYTDLSQNQKKIFMELLDLYINNYEHGFAAGFRDKINKAGIDNLKFAWAGSQHPGKGHYFRIQGPSLLIEYDNTQNDANHVHTVVRDLTNDYGEDVLKAHYEKEHQH; from the coding sequence ATGACCCTGAAAAAAATAGTCGCTTCGTCCCTACTCCTTATGTTTGTTGGTCTTCTACCAGCTCAGCACGTACTGGAAAAGGCCAATACATTTTTAAATAGTTTGTCCGACGAGATAAAAGCCAAAACACTATTTACTTTAGATGATTCAGAACGCTTTAATATGAATTACGTACCCATTCCAAGGGAAGGGGCCACATTCCATGATTTTAATGAGACTCAAAAAAAGGCAGCACTCGACCTATTAAGGGCTTCCTTGAGTGAGGAAGGCTTTCGCAAGTCCCAGGAAATTATGGAACTGGAAAAAGTATTGAGAATTATTGAAAATGATGATAACGATAAAATGCCTGACGGTAGGCCTAGGCGCGACCCCTTAAATTATCACTTTTGTATTTTTGGCAATCCATCCAAGGACCAACCTTGGGGATGGCGATTTGAAGGACACCACCTCTCCTTAAATTTTACTTCTACCGAAGGTATCATAAGCTCCTCTACCCCTACTTTTTTTGGGACCAACCCTGGCATTGTAAGAAGTACCAAATACAAGGGCAAGGAAGTATTGAAAAAAGAAGCCCAATTAAGTTTTTCCCTTCTTCACTCCATGACCCCGGAACAATTAAAAACAGTAGTATTTACAGATGTTGCCCCACATGATATCATCACCACAACAAAAAGAAAGGTAGAGCAACTAGAGTCTTTGGGAATACCATATACGGACCTTTCCCAAAACCAAAAGAAGATTTTCATGGAACTTCTGGACCTGTACATCAATAATTACGAACATGGATTTGCCGCCGGATTTCGAGACAAAATAAATAAGGCGGGAATAGACAACTTAAAATTTGCCTGGGCCGGAAGTCAACATCCCGGTAAAGGGCATTACTTCCGTATTCAAGGCCCTAGCTTACTCATAGAATATGATAACACCCAAAACGATGCCAACCATGTACACACCGTTGTAAGGGATCTGACCAATGATTACGGGGAAGACGTTCTAAAGGCCCACTATGAAAAAGAACACCAACATTGA
- a CDS encoding PAS domain S-box protein, giving the protein MEELEKSTKKRYLLFIATIVLIIIAAVLFFQNRINNLISDVNIINISGKQRMLSQRISKQVFSFGLDQSDTANRVYLDSLSALITEWQNNQDFLILANKQVKNSEKIDSLFAAAQPKTTELLNAALQILNNPWDPEVLKINTNTIKEVESSVLTSTDNIVSEYQNIAGKNLNNLYSITYYIAIIVALVIIGQFTFFLLPLIKKLRKKSQSLHLANEELANSNRAIQEKMEQVKTLQADLQLKEEYNKIFIDQAPNAMAMFNDEMRFLAASDRWRSDYNLVDQDIIGKSLYEVFPEIDEHWKKIHNKCLSGSVHHEDETVFRWPDGRVQWLSFDIRPWYISPNKIGGLLIYTLDITALKEKENEKLRIEEILDKTNQVARIGTWEVDLINNKIIWSTVTCEIHEVPHDYEPNLETAINFFKEGPSREKIQNVVNNAIENGIPYDVEVELITAKGKSRWARAIGQAEMVNGQCVRLYGVFHDINNIKVSQNALNKANEELRAIFDAGPISIIGTDMNGIITHFNQGAETLLQYSATEMIGKKTPEIIHLREEVEQHGKVLSDLFGITISGFDVFVEHARRDSFESMEWTYIRKDGSQFPVQLITTAIKDENGKINGFLGVATDITETVYNRKKIIETKENLEALTQKLKNQNRQLADFAHITSHNLRSPVGNLQTLSRFYKEAKSEQERSELFEKFEIVIDHLSSTLNTMVEVIQTTDDSTKATQELSFEETLNKTQEIISSQISQSGAIIKSDFSNAATVIYNDIYLDSIFLNLISNAIKYKSEDRVPEIYVESKIEDGKTILSISDNGLGINMERHGHKLFGLNKVFHSHPEAKGVGLYMTKIQIEAMGGSISASSKVGVGTTFTVIF; this is encoded by the coding sequence ATGGAAGAACTCGAAAAGTCTACAAAAAAAAGATACCTTCTTTTTATTGCCACTATTGTTCTAATAATAATTGCTGCGGTCTTATTCTTCCAGAATAGGATCAACAATCTAATTTCGGATGTAAACATCATCAACATTTCTGGAAAACAACGTATGCTAAGTCAACGTATATCTAAACAGGTGTTTTCTTTTGGCTTGGACCAGAGCGATACAGCCAATAGAGTTTATCTCGATAGTCTTAGCGCTTTAATCACGGAATGGCAGAACAATCAGGACTTCCTTATTTTGGCCAACAAACAGGTCAAGAATTCTGAAAAAATAGATTCCCTATTCGCTGCAGCGCAACCCAAGACCACAGAATTATTGAACGCTGCCCTTCAAATCCTAAACAATCCATGGGACCCTGAGGTACTGAAAATCAATACCAACACCATAAAGGAAGTGGAATCTTCTGTTTTGACCAGTACGGACAATATAGTATCGGAATATCAAAACATAGCGGGAAAAAACCTGAACAATCTTTACAGCATAACTTACTACATCGCAATAATCGTTGCTCTGGTAATCATTGGTCAATTTACCTTCTTTTTATTGCCCCTAATAAAGAAACTTAGAAAAAAATCCCAATCGCTCCATCTTGCCAATGAGGAATTAGCAAATTCCAATAGGGCAATACAGGAAAAAATGGAGCAAGTAAAGACCTTACAAGCGGATTTGCAGCTTAAGGAGGAGTACAATAAAATATTTATAGACCAAGCACCCAACGCCATGGCCATGTTTAACGATGAGATGAGGTTCCTAGCGGCATCGGACAGATGGCGAAGCGACTACAACCTGGTTGATCAAGATATTATAGGAAAATCCCTTTATGAGGTATTTCCAGAAATAGATGAACATTGGAAAAAAATTCATAATAAGTGCCTCTCCGGCTCCGTTCACCATGAGGATGAAACAGTATTTAGATGGCCCGACGGTAGGGTGCAATGGCTTAGCTTTGACATTAGGCCTTGGTATATTTCCCCAAATAAAATAGGAGGACTTCTAATTTATACATTAGACATCACAGCCCTTAAAGAGAAGGAAAATGAAAAACTCCGAATTGAGGAAATCTTGGACAAAACCAACCAAGTAGCCCGTATTGGAACTTGGGAAGTTGATCTTATTAACAACAAAATTATCTGGAGCACTGTAACCTGTGAAATACATGAAGTGCCACATGATTATGAACCAAACCTTGAAACTGCAATTAACTTTTTCAAGGAAGGACCAAGCAGGGAGAAGATTCAAAATGTGGTAAACAACGCTATTGAAAATGGAATCCCTTATGATGTGGAAGTAGAATTGATAACTGCCAAAGGAAAAAGCCGTTGGGCACGGGCCATTGGACAGGCGGAAATGGTCAACGGTCAATGTGTAAGACTTTACGGTGTTTTCCATGACATCAACAATATAAAAGTTTCGCAGAATGCCCTAAACAAGGCCAATGAAGAATTAAGGGCCATTTTTGATGCAGGTCCAATTTCTATAATTGGAACAGATATGAATGGCATAATAACCCATTTTAACCAAGGAGCTGAGACCTTGTTGCAGTATTCCGCCACTGAAATGATCGGTAAAAAAACACCGGAAATTATTCATCTCCGTGAAGAGGTAGAACAGCATGGAAAGGTACTATCAGATCTTTTTGGAATAACGATCAGCGGTTTCGATGTTTTTGTTGAACATGCAAGGAGGGATAGTTTTGAATCCATGGAGTGGACCTACATACGGAAAGATGGTTCACAATTTCCCGTACAATTGATTACCACCGCAATTAAAGACGAAAATGGAAAAATTAATGGGTTCTTAGGGGTTGCTACGGACATAACCGAAACGGTGTACAATCGTAAAAAAATAATTGAAACGAAAGAAAATCTAGAAGCCTTAACCCAAAAACTAAAAAACCAAAACCGACAATTGGCAGATTTTGCCCATATAACTTCCCACAATTTAAGATCGCCAGTAGGTAACCTTCAAACTTTATCCAGATTCTACAAAGAAGCCAAAAGTGAGCAGGAACGCAGTGAATTATTTGAAAAATTCGAAATCGTAATAGACCACCTTTCTTCTACCTTGAATACTATGGTTGAAGTAATCCAGACTACGGATGACAGTACCAAGGCAACCCAGGAATTATCATTCGAAGAAACACTTAACAAAACCCAAGAAATCATCTCTAGTCAGATATCCCAATCCGGGGCCATAATTAAAAGTGATTTCTCAAATGCAGCTACCGTAATATATAATGATATATATCTTGACAGCATTTTTCTTAATTTAATTTCCAATGCCATCAAATACAAATCCGAGGATAGGGTTCCAGAAATTTACGTGGAATCCAAAATTGAAGATGGTAAAACAATATTGAGCATAAGTGATAATGGATTGGGTATAAATATGGAAAGGCACGGTCATAAATTATTTGGGCTCAACAAGGTATTCCACAGTCATCCCGAAGCTAAGGGGGTTGGACTTTATATGACCAAAATACAGATCGAAGCCATGGGAGGTTCTATTTCGGCTTCTAGTAAAGTGGGGGTAGGAACCACATTTACTGTAATATTCTAA
- a CDS encoding SMP-30/gluconolactonase/LRE family protein, with product MKKVLNVFLTIPILFSLSCKSLQTPLIAEDAKVRLVATDYFFTEGPAVAPNGDVYFTDQPNDRIIKWSDKEKAVSVYMEPSGRSNGLYFDHQGNLLACADDKNQLWKIDSQKNITVLIDDFEGKKLNGPNDLWVDPKGGIYFTDPFYKRPYWTRTEQEIEQQRVYYLTPDHQDIIIVGEDFVKPNGIIGNKKGTLLYIADIGDKKTYSYTINPDASLSNKTLFANMGSDGMTMDNRGNVYLTGNGVTVFNSKGEQISHIPIDQKWTANVTFGGKDQKTLFITAMTSLYTLKMNVKGIR from the coding sequence ATGAAAAAAGTTTTAAATGTATTTTTAACAATACCGATTTTGTTCTCCTTGTCCTGCAAATCACTGCAGACTCCTTTGATTGCCGAGGATGCTAAAGTCCGTTTGGTTGCCACTGATTATTTTTTTACCGAAGGACCGGCAGTAGCCCCCAACGGGGATGTATATTTTACGGACCAACCCAACGACCGCATTATAAAGTGGTCTGACAAGGAGAAAGCCGTATCGGTATATATGGAGCCTTCTGGAAGATCTAACGGACTCTACTTTGACCACCAAGGAAATCTATTGGCTTGTGCAGATGATAAAAATCAACTTTGGAAAATAGATTCCCAAAAAAACATTACTGTCCTGATCGATGATTTTGAAGGCAAAAAATTAAACGGTCCCAACGATCTTTGGGTCGACCCCAAGGGCGGTATCTATTTTACCGACCCTTTCTACAAACGACCATACTGGACAAGAACTGAACAGGAGATAGAACAACAGCGCGTTTACTATCTTACTCCAGATCATCAGGATATAATCATTGTAGGTGAAGATTTTGTGAAGCCCAATGGCATCATAGGTAATAAGAAGGGTACGCTTTTATACATTGCGGATATTGGAGATAAAAAGACCTATTCCTATACCATAAACCCAGATGCCAGCCTAAGCAACAAGACCCTTTTTGCCAATATGGGCTCCGATGGCATGACCATGGACAACCGGGGGAACGTATATCTGACAGGGAACGGGGTGACCGTTTTTAATTCCAAAGGGGAACAAATATCGCATATTCCTATTGATCAGAAGTGGACGGCCAACGTAACCTTTGGAGGCAAAGACCAAAAAACCCTATTTATTACCGCCATGACCTCCTTGTACACTCTAAAAATGAATGTAAAGGGGATTAGATAG
- a CDS encoding MATE family efflux transporter, with protein sequence MLHKYTKEFRYNLSLSFPVILGMLGHSFVQFADNIMVGQLGTAELAAVSLGNSFVFIAMSLGIGFSTAITPLVAEADGAGNVGDGKSALKHGLLLCTLMGISLFGIILLAKPLMYLMKQPPEVVELAMPYLDLVAFSLVPLIIFQAFKQFSEGLSQTKYPMYATVIANFVNILLNYLLIFGSWGFPKMGIVGAAWGTLISRIIMVIFLWVLLKNKKKFHDYVTGFNFAIIEKKVMKKIIDLGFPSALQMFFEVAIFTAAVWLSGVLGKNSQAANQIALNLSSMTFMVGMGLGVAAMIRVGNQKGLMDFKELRRIAQSIFLLTFILEVVFAVSFVVLNNFLPTIYLDLGDATNLVDNMEVIKIAAELILVAAVFQISDGLQVVVLGALRGLQDVRIPTMITFIAYWIIGFPISFYLGLYTPLESTGIWIGLLSGLTASAIMLYIRFNYLTKKLIAQKALLEID encoded by the coding sequence TTGTTACATAAATATACAAAGGAGTTTCGTTACAATCTATCCCTTTCATTTCCCGTAATTCTAGGAATGCTAGGACATTCTTTCGTGCAGTTTGCGGACAATATTATGGTGGGGCAATTGGGTACTGCAGAATTGGCTGCGGTCTCCTTGGGCAACAGTTTTGTTTTTATAGCCATGTCCTTAGGGATAGGATTTTCTACGGCCATTACTCCTTTGGTGGCAGAGGCAGATGGGGCAGGCAATGTTGGGGATGGAAAAAGTGCTCTTAAACACGGTCTGTTATTATGTACGCTAATGGGAATTTCCCTATTTGGGATAATTCTATTGGCCAAGCCGCTCATGTATCTTATGAAGCAACCTCCAGAAGTGGTGGAATTGGCAATGCCATATTTGGACTTAGTAGCATTTTCTCTGGTTCCACTAATTATATTTCAGGCTTTTAAGCAGTTTTCTGAAGGATTGTCCCAGACCAAGTATCCCATGTATGCAACAGTAATTGCCAATTTTGTAAATATACTTTTGAACTATCTTCTAATTTTTGGTTCTTGGGGTTTTCCCAAAATGGGAATTGTGGGGGCAGCCTGGGGTACATTGATTTCTCGAATCATAATGGTCATTTTTCTATGGGTGTTACTCAAGAATAAAAAGAAATTCCACGATTATGTTACAGGATTCAATTTTGCAATTATAGAGAAAAAGGTCATGAAAAAAATCATAGACCTCGGTTTTCCCTCGGCCCTACAGATGTTTTTTGAAGTGGCTATTTTTACTGCTGCAGTTTGGTTAAGTGGTGTTTTGGGCAAGAATTCGCAAGCGGCCAACCAGATTGCGCTAAACCTTAGTAGTATGACCTTTATGGTAGGAATGGGGCTGGGTGTTGCGGCCATGATCCGTGTAGGAAACCAAAAAGGATTGATGGATTTTAAGGAATTAAGGCGTATTGCACAATCTATTTTTCTGCTCACCTTCATATTGGAAGTGGTTTTTGCTGTGTCTTTTGTTGTTTTGAACAACTTTCTACCAACAATTTATCTGGATCTTGGGGATGCTACCAATTTGGTAGATAACATGGAAGTAATCAAGATTGCGGCAGAACTAATATTGGTTGCGGCCGTATTCCAAATTTCAGATGGTTTACAGGTTGTGGTATTGGGAGCGCTAAGGGGGCTTCAGGATGTTAGGATTCCCACTATGATTACCTTTATCGCCTATTGGATAATAGGCTTTCCTATTAGTTTTTATCTGGGCCTTTATACGCCATTGGAGAGTACCGGGATATGGATCGGCTTGTTGTCCGGTCTAACGGCATCTGCTATAATGTTGTATATTCGATTTAATTATTTGACCAAAAAATTAATTGCCCAAAAGGCTTTACTGGAGATTGATTGA
- a CDS encoding EthD family reductase: protein MKKGMIKVSVLYPNGEGKNFDMDYYCNQHVQLVGELLGDSVKAATVEKGLGGAIPGSPATYAAMGNLYFASMDSFQNSFGPNAEKIMGDLPNFTNIEPVVQISEVMI from the coding sequence ATGAAAAAAGGAATGATTAAAGTAAGCGTTTTGTATCCTAACGGAGAAGGCAAAAATTTTGATATGGATTATTATTGCAACCAACATGTACAACTGGTTGGGGAATTATTAGGGGATTCTGTAAAGGCCGCAACTGTAGAGAAAGGACTTGGAGGAGCCATTCCTGGATCACCTGCAACTTATGCAGCTATGGGCAATTTATATTTTGCATCTATGGATTCTTTTCAGAATTCCTTCGGCCCGAATGCAGAAAAAATTATGGGCGATCTTCCCAATTTTACAAACATTGAACCTGTTGTTCAGATTAGTGAAGTAATGATATGA